The DNA sequence ATGATTGTAAAAATAGGAAGTTCATTTTGCAACGAAAACAGAACAGAATATCGATAAACTCAGTCGTGCAAGTTTAAAATGAGGCAAAATGTTATGTCCCCCTTTGTTGGACTACTTTAAGATTTCCCTCATAGATCTATCATAGAAGAAACGTGGTTATCATATGTATGCATAACCTGTCAATCACAGGCATTTTGTTCTGGACAACATGAGTGTGAGGGCATTGTGGATTATATCTTACGAGAGGGGAGAGTCTGTAGCAGTGCGCTTTTCCAGGTTTGTAATGTTTTTCCTTCCATTGTTTGTGTAAAATGTAATGTCatcgtatgtatgtatgtatgtatgtatgtatgtatgtatgtatgtatgtatgtatgtatgtgtatgttaaTTCACACCTGTCCCATATTGCTGTTTTGGCTATGTGCATAGTTGGTAAAAGTGTTGGCTCCTCACACAGGCGATACCCAACAGTGGAGCAGCGTGCTAAGTGTATGGCCGGCTCATTGTATGCGTCTGTCCCAGAGGATGGCACTGTGCTCCAGCTCCTACTcactgagctgggcctctctgactCTGACAAACCCTACATGGCTCTACGAGATGACTGTCTCCACCAGCAGCGCTCACCAGCCTTGGAGCTCCATTTAGAAGGCcccagtggaggggttctttggCCAATGTTGGTCATCTCCCAGGGGACTCTGATCCTGGCCTGTCTGGCCGTGGTGGATGCCCCCGCTGATCCTCGGCCTCCTCTGGCTAGCTTGTTCTCTGTCTCCCAGGGTCTCACACTGTTGGCGGGCCTGCAAGCTTTCCTCTGTGGGTCTGGGAGTAAGCCTGACAGAGAGGGGCTGACATCTCGCCTGGCCATGATGCCCTCTATCCTCCTGCAGATCTGCCCCCTCGGGACCCCACTGGACATCCCTCAGCCAGGGGCCTCATCGGCATCAGCAATGCCCACTCCTGCAGGGACCCAGAAACAGCCAGCCTGGAAAACAGGGGTGCACCGTGGTCGGGCTGTGGTGAATGTAGCTCTAACGGAGATGGTGCGCTCCATGCAGTATGGAAACCGAAACAGGCAGGACCTCTGGGATGTCTATGGCACAGTGACTTGCAAGGTGAGCACAGTGATACTGTCTATGGTAATGTAATACTGAAGTTTCTTGTTACCTTCTGCTTTCTACTCATTCTCTCTAACCCATTTGTGCTTTTTCCCTTTGTGTCATCAGTGTGAAGTGGAAGGGGTCCTTCCCAATGTGACGGTCACTCTCACACTGCCACCCAATGGCTCACCACTGATGGATGTCCTGGTCCACCCTTGTGTGTCTTCACTGGATGCCAGTGTGCTGACTGCCATGAGTGTTGAGGACTGTGACAGCTCTGCCTTCTCTGGCCCCTACAagttccccttctcccctcctcttgaGCCTTTCAGGCTCTGCAGCTACACATCTCAGGTACACAAGTCCAGAGCTTGTAAAACTAGCTAAATACATGCATTCACTCCTTCATACATTGCTGTCTTCATCTCGTCAGATTGAATGATGTATTTTCTCAGGTTCCCGTGCCTCCTATCCTAGGCACCTATCAGCTGAAGGATGATGACAACCAGTTGCGTATTACTGTGAGTCTGAAACTTCACGAGAGTGTGAGGAACAGCTTCGAGTACTGTGAGGCACATCTGCCATTC is a window from the Oncorhynchus keta strain PuntledgeMale-10-30-2019 chromosome 35, Oket_V2, whole genome shotgun sequence genome containing:
- the ap5m1 gene encoding AP-5 complex subunit mu-1 isoform X1, with the translated sequence MSVRALWIISYERGESVAVRFSRRYPTVEQRAKCMAGSLYASVPEDGTVLQLLLTELGLSDSDKPYMALRDDCLHQQRSPALELHLEGPSGGVLWPMLVISQGTLILACLAVVDAPADPRPPLASLFSVSQGLTLLAGLQAFLCGSGSKPDREGLTSRLAMMPSILLQICPLGTPLDIPQPGASSASAMPTPAGTQKQPAWKTGVHRGRAVVNVALTEMVRSMQYGNRNRQDLWDVYGTVTCKCEVEGVLPNVTVTLTLPPNGSPLMDVLVHPCVSSLDASVLTAMSVEDCDSSAFSGPYKFPFSPPLEPFRLCSYTSQVPVPPILGTYQLKDDDNQLRITVSLKLHESVRNSFEYCEAHLPFFNRDQMGSVDVKVSSGQLEVSKEKNLLVWVLGQKFPKSREVSLEGSVSFSGELPGPTDPLCTDLTAYIKLYFRVPDLTLSGCCVDQHSVQVYSSAKPRIVTSRELLSSEYFIWNSTGTAPVSSGHMML
- the ap5m1 gene encoding AP-5 complex subunit mu-1 isoform X2, with amino-acid sequence MAGSLYASVPEDGTVLQLLLTELGLSDSDKPYMALRDDCLHQQRSPALELHLEGPSGGVLWPMLVISQGTLILACLAVVDAPADPRPPLASLFSVSQGLTLLAGLQAFLCGSGSKPDREGLTSRLAMMPSILLQICPLGTPLDIPQPGASSASAMPTPAGTQKQPAWKTGVHRGRAVVNVALTEMVRSMQYGNRNRQDLWDVYGTVTCKCEVEGVLPNVTVTLTLPPNGSPLMDVLVHPCVSSLDASVLTAMSVEDCDSSAFSGPYKFPFSPPLEPFRLCSYTSQVPVPPILGTYQLKDDDNQLRITVSLKLHESVRNSFEYCEAHLPFFNRDQMGSVDVKVSSGQLEVSKEKNLLVWVLGQKFPKSREVSLEGSVSFSGELPGPTDPLCTDLTAYIKLYFRVPDLTLSGCCVDQHSVQVYSSAKPRIVTSRELLSSEYFIWNSTGTAPVSSGHMML